A genomic region of Ovis aries strain OAR_USU_Benz2616 breed Rambouillet chromosome 20, ARS-UI_Ramb_v3.0, whole genome shotgun sequence contains the following coding sequences:
- the PPP1R10 gene encoding serine/threonine-protein phosphatase 1 regulatory subunit 10 isoform X1 has translation MGSGPIDPKELLKGLDSFLNRDGEVKSVDGISKIFSLMKEARKMVSRCTYLNILLQTRSPEVLIKFIDVGGYKLLNNWLTYSKTTNNIPLLQQILLTLQHLPLTVDHLKQNNTAKLVKQLSKSSDDEELRKLASVLVSDWMAVIRSQSSTQPAEKDKKKRKEEGKSRTTPPERPVTEVKAETRAEEAPEKKREKPKSLRTTAPSHAKFRSTGLELETPSLVPVKKNASAVVVSDKYNLKPIPLKRQSSAAAPGDAAPPAEKKYKPLNTTPNATKEIKVKIIPPQPMEGLGFLDALNSAPVPGIKIKKKKKVLSPTAAKPSPFEGKTSTEPSVAKPSSPEPAPPEAMDTERPGTPVPPVEVPELMDTASLEPGALDVKPVESPSDPSQLTRKGRKRKTVTWPEEGKLREYFYFELDETERVNVNKIKDFGEAAKREILSDRHAFETARRLSHDNMEEKVPWVCPRPLVLPSPLVTPGSNSQERYIQAEREKGILQELFLNKESPHEPDPEPYEPIPPKLIPLDEECSMDETPYVETLEPGGAGGSPDGAGGSKLPPVLANLMGSMGAGKSPQGPGGGGINVQEILTSIMGSPNSHPSEELLKQADYSDKIKQMLVPHGLLGPGPIANGFPPGGPGAPKGMQHFPPGPGGPMPGPHGGPGGPGGPVGPRLLGPPPPPRGGDPFWDGPGDPMRGGPMRGGPGPGPGPYHRGRGGRGGNEPPPPPPPFRGARGGRSGGGPPNGRGGPGGGMVGGGGHRPHEGPGGGMNSGSGHRPHEGPGSGMGGGHRPHEGPGGSMGGGHRPHEGPGGGMGGGSGHRPHEGPGGGMGAGGGHRPHEGPGHGGPHGHRPHDVPGHRGHDHRGPPPHEHRGHDGPGHGGGGHRGHDGGHSHGGDMSNRPVCRHFMMKGNCRYENNCAFYHPGVNGPPLP, from the exons ATGGGTTCGGGTCCCATAGACCCCAAAGAGCTTCTCAAGGGCCTGGATAGTTTCCTTAACCGAGATGGGGAAGTCAAGAGTGTGGATGGGATTTCGAAAATCTTCAG CCTGATGAAGGAGGCACGGAAGATGGTGAGTCGGTGCACATACTTGAACATTCTCCTGCAGACCCGTTCACCGGAAGTACTGATCAA gTTTATTGACGTCGGTGGTTACAAGCTTCTTAACAATTGGCTGACGTATTCGAAGACAACCAACAACATTCCCCTCTTACAGCAGATTCTGCTGACCCTGCAGCACCTGCCCCTCACTGTTGACCATCTCAAGCAG AACAACACAGCCAAACTGGTGAAGCAGCTGAGCAAGTCGAGTGACGATGAAG AACTCCGGAAGTTGGCCTCAGTCCTTGTCAGCGACTGGATGGCGGTCATCCGCTCCCAGAGCAGTACCCAGCCTGCTG agaaagataagaagaaacggaaagaagagggaaagagcCGAACCACCCCTCCTGAGCGACCGGTGACTGAGGTGAAGGCTGAGACTCGGGCTGAGGAGGCCCcggaaaagaagagggagaagcCCAAGTCTCTCCGCACCACAGCGCCCAGTCACGCCAAGTTCCGCTCCACCG GACTGGAGCTGGAGACCCCGTCTCTGGTGCCCGTGAAGAAGAATGCCAGTGCGGTGGTGGTTTCTGACAAGTACAACCTTAAACCCATCCCCCTCAAGCGTCAGAG ttctgcagcTGCCCCAGGAGATGCTGCCCCTCCGGCAGAGAAGAAATACAAACCACTCAACACAACACCCAATGCCACCAAAGAGATCAAAGTGAAGATCATCCCACCACAGC ctATGGAGGGCCTGGGCTTTCTGGATGCGCTCAATTCAGCCCCTGTCCCAGGCATCAAaattaagaagaagaagaaggtgcTGTCACCCACAGCTGCCAAG CCAAGCCCATTTGAAGGAAAAACAAGCACAGAACCAAGTGTGGCCAAACCTTCTTCCCCAGAGCCAGCACCTCCTGAGGCTATGGACACAGAACGTCCCGGGACCCCAGTTCCCCCTGTTGAAGTCCCAGAGCTCATGGATACTG CCTCTTTGGAGCCAGGAGCTCTGGATGTGAAGCCAGTGGAGAGTCCCAGTGATCCTAGCCAGCTGACCCggaaaggcaggaagaggaaaaCTGTGACGTGGCCGGAGGAGGGCAAGCTAAGAGAGTATTTCTATTTTGAACTGGATGAGACTGAGCGAG TGAATGTGAATAAGATCAAGGACTTTGGCGAAGCAGCTAAGCGAGAGATACTGTCAGACCGACATGCATTTGAGACGGCCCGGCGTCTGAGCCATGACAACATGGAGGAGAAGGTGCCCTGGGTGTGCCCCCGGCCCCTGGTGCTGCCCTCGCCCCTCGTCACCCCTGGAAGCAACAGCCAGGAGCGGTACATCCAGGCTGAGCGGGAGAAGGGGATCCTTCAGGAGCTTTTCCTGAACAAGGAAAG TCCTCATGAGCCGGATCCTGAGCCCTATGAGCCTATCCCCCCAAAGCTCATCCCCTTAGATGAG GAATGTTCCATGGATGAGACCCCATATGTTGAGACCCTGGAACCTGGGGGAGCCGGTGGGTCACCTGACGGAGCAGGTGGTTCCAAGTTGCCTCCGGTTCTGGCTAATCTTATGGGGAGCATGGGTGCCGGGAAGAGCCCCCAGGGTCCTGGAGGAGGCGGCATCAACGTGCAGGAGATCCTCACCTCCATCATG GGTAGCCCCAACAGTCATCCCTCAGAAGAACTGCTGAAGCAAGCAGACTATTCAGACAAGATCAAGCAGATGCTGG TGCCACATGGGCTTTTAGGCCCTGGTCCGATAGCCAATGGTTTCCCACCCGGAGGCCCTGGGGCCCCCAAGGGCATGCAGCACTTCCCCCCTGGACCTGGGGGGCCTATGCCAG GTCCCCATGGAGGCcctggggggcctggtgggccagtgggtCCACGTCTCCTgggtcccccaccccctccccgggGGGGTGACCCCTTCTGGGATGGCCCAGGTGACCCTATGCGGGGTGGCCCGATGCGGGGCGGGCCAGGACCTGGCCCTGGGCCATACCATAGAGGCCGAGGTGGCCGAGGAGGCAATgaaccacctcctcctcctcctccattccGGGGGGCCAGAGGAGGTCGCTCTGGAGGCGGGCCTCCAAATGGACGAGGGGGCCCTGGTGGGGGCATGGTTGGCGGCGGTGGACATCGTCCCCACGAAGGCCCTGGTGGCGGCATGAACAGTGGCAGCGGACATCGTCCCCATGAAGGCCCTGGCAGTGGCATGGGTGGTGGACATCGCCCCCACGAAGGCCCTGGTGGTAGCATGGGTGGGGGGCACCGCCCCCACGAAGGCCCCGGCGGTGGCATGGGTGGAGGCAGTGGACATCGCCCCCATGAAGGCCCCGGTGGAGGAATGGGTGCTGGTGGTGGCCATCGGCCCCATGAAGGCCCTGGACACGGGGGGCCCCATGGCCACCGGCCTCATGATGTCCCTGGTCACCGAGGCCACGACCACCGCGGGCCACCCCCTCACGAGCACCGTGGCCACGATGGCCCTGGCCATGGAGGAGGGGGCCACCGAGGGCATGATGGCGGCCACAGCCACGGAGGAG ACATGTCGAACCGCCCCGTGTGTCGACATTTCATGATGAAGGGCAACTGCCGCTACGAGAACAACTGTGCCTTCTACCACCCGGGCGTCAACGGGCCGCCCCTGCCCTag
- the PPP1R10 gene encoding serine/threonine-protein phosphatase 1 regulatory subunit 10 isoform X2 — MKEARKMVSRCTYLNILLQTRSPEVLIKFIDVGGYKLLNNWLTYSKTTNNIPLLQQILLTLQHLPLTVDHLKQNNTAKLVKQLSKSSDDEELRKLASVLVSDWMAVIRSQSSTQPAEKDKKKRKEEGKSRTTPPERPVTEVKAETRAEEAPEKKREKPKSLRTTAPSHAKFRSTGLELETPSLVPVKKNASAVVVSDKYNLKPIPLKRQSSAAAPGDAAPPAEKKYKPLNTTPNATKEIKVKIIPPQPMEGLGFLDALNSAPVPGIKIKKKKKVLSPTAAKPSPFEGKTSTEPSVAKPSSPEPAPPEAMDTERPGTPVPPVEVPELMDTASLEPGALDVKPVESPSDPSQLTRKGRKRKTVTWPEEGKLREYFYFELDETERVNVNKIKDFGEAAKREILSDRHAFETARRLSHDNMEEKVPWVCPRPLVLPSPLVTPGSNSQERYIQAEREKGILQELFLNKESPHEPDPEPYEPIPPKLIPLDEECSMDETPYVETLEPGGAGGSPDGAGGSKLPPVLANLMGSMGAGKSPQGPGGGGINVQEILTSIMGSPNSHPSEELLKQADYSDKIKQMLVPHGLLGPGPIANGFPPGGPGAPKGMQHFPPGPGGPMPGPHGGPGGPGGPVGPRLLGPPPPPRGGDPFWDGPGDPMRGGPMRGGPGPGPGPYHRGRGGRGGNEPPPPPPPFRGARGGRSGGGPPNGRGGPGGGMVGGGGHRPHEGPGGGMNSGSGHRPHEGPGSGMGGGHRPHEGPGGSMGGGHRPHEGPGGGMGGGSGHRPHEGPGGGMGAGGGHRPHEGPGHGGPHGHRPHDVPGHRGHDHRGPPPHEHRGHDGPGHGGGGHRGHDGGHSHGGDMSNRPVCRHFMMKGNCRYENNCAFYHPGVNGPPLP; from the exons ATGAAGGAGGCACGGAAGATGGTGAGTCGGTGCACATACTTGAACATTCTCCTGCAGACCCGTTCACCGGAAGTACTGATCAA gTTTATTGACGTCGGTGGTTACAAGCTTCTTAACAATTGGCTGACGTATTCGAAGACAACCAACAACATTCCCCTCTTACAGCAGATTCTGCTGACCCTGCAGCACCTGCCCCTCACTGTTGACCATCTCAAGCAG AACAACACAGCCAAACTGGTGAAGCAGCTGAGCAAGTCGAGTGACGATGAAG AACTCCGGAAGTTGGCCTCAGTCCTTGTCAGCGACTGGATGGCGGTCATCCGCTCCCAGAGCAGTACCCAGCCTGCTG agaaagataagaagaaacggaaagaagagggaaagagcCGAACCACCCCTCCTGAGCGACCGGTGACTGAGGTGAAGGCTGAGACTCGGGCTGAGGAGGCCCcggaaaagaagagggagaagcCCAAGTCTCTCCGCACCACAGCGCCCAGTCACGCCAAGTTCCGCTCCACCG GACTGGAGCTGGAGACCCCGTCTCTGGTGCCCGTGAAGAAGAATGCCAGTGCGGTGGTGGTTTCTGACAAGTACAACCTTAAACCCATCCCCCTCAAGCGTCAGAG ttctgcagcTGCCCCAGGAGATGCTGCCCCTCCGGCAGAGAAGAAATACAAACCACTCAACACAACACCCAATGCCACCAAAGAGATCAAAGTGAAGATCATCCCACCACAGC ctATGGAGGGCCTGGGCTTTCTGGATGCGCTCAATTCAGCCCCTGTCCCAGGCATCAAaattaagaagaagaagaaggtgcTGTCACCCACAGCTGCCAAG CCAAGCCCATTTGAAGGAAAAACAAGCACAGAACCAAGTGTGGCCAAACCTTCTTCCCCAGAGCCAGCACCTCCTGAGGCTATGGACACAGAACGTCCCGGGACCCCAGTTCCCCCTGTTGAAGTCCCAGAGCTCATGGATACTG CCTCTTTGGAGCCAGGAGCTCTGGATGTGAAGCCAGTGGAGAGTCCCAGTGATCCTAGCCAGCTGACCCggaaaggcaggaagaggaaaaCTGTGACGTGGCCGGAGGAGGGCAAGCTAAGAGAGTATTTCTATTTTGAACTGGATGAGACTGAGCGAG TGAATGTGAATAAGATCAAGGACTTTGGCGAAGCAGCTAAGCGAGAGATACTGTCAGACCGACATGCATTTGAGACGGCCCGGCGTCTGAGCCATGACAACATGGAGGAGAAGGTGCCCTGGGTGTGCCCCCGGCCCCTGGTGCTGCCCTCGCCCCTCGTCACCCCTGGAAGCAACAGCCAGGAGCGGTACATCCAGGCTGAGCGGGAGAAGGGGATCCTTCAGGAGCTTTTCCTGAACAAGGAAAG TCCTCATGAGCCGGATCCTGAGCCCTATGAGCCTATCCCCCCAAAGCTCATCCCCTTAGATGAG GAATGTTCCATGGATGAGACCCCATATGTTGAGACCCTGGAACCTGGGGGAGCCGGTGGGTCACCTGACGGAGCAGGTGGTTCCAAGTTGCCTCCGGTTCTGGCTAATCTTATGGGGAGCATGGGTGCCGGGAAGAGCCCCCAGGGTCCTGGAGGAGGCGGCATCAACGTGCAGGAGATCCTCACCTCCATCATG GGTAGCCCCAACAGTCATCCCTCAGAAGAACTGCTGAAGCAAGCAGACTATTCAGACAAGATCAAGCAGATGCTGG TGCCACATGGGCTTTTAGGCCCTGGTCCGATAGCCAATGGTTTCCCACCCGGAGGCCCTGGGGCCCCCAAGGGCATGCAGCACTTCCCCCCTGGACCTGGGGGGCCTATGCCAG GTCCCCATGGAGGCcctggggggcctggtgggccagtgggtCCACGTCTCCTgggtcccccaccccctccccgggGGGGTGACCCCTTCTGGGATGGCCCAGGTGACCCTATGCGGGGTGGCCCGATGCGGGGCGGGCCAGGACCTGGCCCTGGGCCATACCATAGAGGCCGAGGTGGCCGAGGAGGCAATgaaccacctcctcctcctcctccattccGGGGGGCCAGAGGAGGTCGCTCTGGAGGCGGGCCTCCAAATGGACGAGGGGGCCCTGGTGGGGGCATGGTTGGCGGCGGTGGACATCGTCCCCACGAAGGCCCTGGTGGCGGCATGAACAGTGGCAGCGGACATCGTCCCCATGAAGGCCCTGGCAGTGGCATGGGTGGTGGACATCGCCCCCACGAAGGCCCTGGTGGTAGCATGGGTGGGGGGCACCGCCCCCACGAAGGCCCCGGCGGTGGCATGGGTGGAGGCAGTGGACATCGCCCCCATGAAGGCCCCGGTGGAGGAATGGGTGCTGGTGGTGGCCATCGGCCCCATGAAGGCCCTGGACACGGGGGGCCCCATGGCCACCGGCCTCATGATGTCCCTGGTCACCGAGGCCACGACCACCGCGGGCCACCCCCTCACGAGCACCGTGGCCACGATGGCCCTGGCCATGGAGGAGGGGGCCACCGAGGGCATGATGGCGGCCACAGCCACGGAGGAG ACATGTCGAACCGCCCCGTGTGTCGACATTTCATGATGAAGGGCAACTGCCGCTACGAGAACAACTGTGCCTTCTACCACCCGGGCGTCAACGGGCCGCCCCTGCCCTag
- the MRPS18B gene encoding small ribosomal subunit protein mS40, with amino-acid sequence MAASILNVLLRRLPNISPFRGAYGVQVPLQTLCTKAPPEDDSLPPIPVSPYEDEPWKYLDSEEYHNRYGSRPVWADYRRNHKGGIPPQRTRKMCIRGNKVAGNPCPICRDQKLHVDFRNVKLLKQFVCAHTGIIFHAPYTGVCMKQHKKLTQAIQKARDHGLLSYHIPQVEPRDLDFSTSHGAVSATPPAPTLVSGDPWYPWYSWKQPPERELSRLRRLYQGHLREESGPPPESMPKVPLTAPTEATSTEQAGPQSAL; translated from the exons ATGGCTGCCTCCATATTGAACGTGTTGCTGAGGCGCCTTCCTAACATTTCGCCCTTCAGAGGTGCCTACGGAGTTCAG GTTCCCCTCCAGACTCTTTGCACCAAAGCCCCCCCTGAGGATGATTCTCTGCCCCCAATTCCTGTTTCCCCTTATGAGGATGAACCCTGGAAATACCTGGACTCGGAAg AATACCACAACCGCTATGGTTCTCGCCCTGTCTGGGCTGACTACCGTCGAAACCACAAAGGTGGAATACCCCCACAGCGGACTCGAAAGATGTGTATC CGTGGAAATAAAGTTGCTGGGAACCCCTGCCCCATCTGCCGGGATCAGAAGCTGCATGTCGACTTTAGG AACGTGAAGCTCTTGAAACAGTTTGTCTGTGCCCACACAGGTATCATCTTCCATGCTCCGTATACAG GGGTCTGTATGAAGCAACACAAGAAGTTGACCCAGGCTATCCAGAAAGCCAGGGATCATG GTCTCCTCAGTTACCACATTCCCCAAGTTGAACCTCGGGACCTTGACTTCAGTACATCTCATGGAGCTGTGAGTGCTACTCCACCAGCCCCCACTCTGGTTTCTGGTGACCCCTGGTATCCATGGTACAGCTGGAAACAGCCACCAGAGAGAGAGCTGTCCCGCCTTCGCCGGCTCTACCAGGGCCATCTTCGAGAAGAAAGTGGCCCTCCACCTGAGTCGATGCCCAAGGTGCCGCTCACGGCCCCCACTGAAGCCACCTCCACTGAGCAGGCAGGCCCCCAGAGTGCTCTGTAG